CTTCCAGCAGGCGAAGTCGTTTCTGATATTGGATCGGGCTTAGGGAGGTCACGGCCTTGAAGTGTTTGAAGAATGCAGAGCGACTCATGCGGGCCGCCTTCGCCAACGCCGCAACATCCACATCATCGCCAAGGTCGGATCTGATCTCAAAGACGGCTCGAGAGATCCTGTGCGTTACGGTCCCTGAACGAGCGAACTGTCGGATGGCGGGGCCTTCGGGCCCCTTCAACAGGTGGTAGAGGAGTTCCTTCACCACTAGCGGCCCCAGTGCTTGCGCATCCTCGCTCTGTAAGAGCGTCGCCAAGCGGACGGCCGCGTCCAGCATCTCCGCGCTCGCGGTTCCGCGAAAGAACCCTCGTGCTGGTGTGGCGAAGTCTTGCCGTGCGACAGCCTCGAAGAGAGCCGCCGCTTCGTTCAGGAGGCGCGGTTCAAGATCGATCAGGATCGCGAGAAAAGGACTGTCGGGGGCAGCAGCCGCGATTCTGCTGATCACGGGCAAATGGATCGGGGCGGCCGTGAACTGGCCAGCAT
This genomic stretch from Vicinamibacteria bacterium harbors:
- a CDS encoding AraC family transcriptional regulator, which codes for MDQENRQRCSDLARLLHRFAAVDGLHHAPSPGVHCIRYSKRDRPTKRQWRACLAIVAQGCKEVVVGSDTFVADAGQFTAAPIHLPVISRIAAAAPDSPFLAILIDLEPRLLNEAAALFEAVARQDFATPARGFFRGTASAEMLDAAVRLATLLQSEDAQALGPLVVKELLYHLLKGPEGPAIRQFARSGTVTHRISRAVFEIRSDLGDDVDVAALAKAARMSRSAFFKHFKAVTSLSPIQYQKRLRLLEAQRLMVDHGETAEQSSFRVGYTSASQFSREYLRMFGESPLRHVIKLKRAGVAGREI